A window of Diospyros lotus cultivar Yz01 chromosome 14, ASM1463336v1, whole genome shotgun sequence contains these coding sequences:
- the LOC127790905 gene encoding uncharacterized protein LOC127790905 codes for MGRPQEEKGGWEEAVSKLQEQSDRTDATIKNIENQIGQLAKILTERQPGTWPSNTEVNPNEQVNAITTKSGVPLPEIHVKRPGVVKENGIVQETTNQLEMPEVVAKQEKVIPLPVKPYVPPIPFPQRLRKHKLDKQFEKFLEIFKKLHINVPFVDALAQMPSYAKFMKEILSNKRKLEEHETVMLTEESNAILKNKLPPKLKDPGSFIIPCTIGTFLEVIM; via the exons ATGGGAAGACCACAAGAGGAAAAAGGAGGATGGGAAGAAGCAGTTTCAAAGCTTCAAGAACAAAGTGACCGGACCGACGCAACCattaagaatattgaaaatcAGATTGGGCAGTTAGCAAAAATCCTAACAGAAAGGCAACCGGGCACATGGCCAAGCAATACAGAAGTTAACCCAAATGAGCAAGTAAATGCAATCACAACAAAGAGTGGGGTGCCACTACCAGAAATTCATGTTAAAAGGCCAGGTGTggtaaaagaaaatggtattgtTCAAGAGACAACGAATCAACTTGAAATGCCTGAAGTAGTAGCTAAACAAGAGAAGGTAATTCCACTGCCAGTTAAGCCATATGTTCCTCCAATTCCATTCCCTCAGAGGTTGCGCAAACACAAACTGGATAAGCAATTTGAGAAGTTCCTCGAGATATTCAAGAAGCTTCACATAAATGTCCCATTTGTTGATGCCTTAGCTCAAATGCCCAGTTATGCGAAATTTATGaaggaaattttatcaaataagagGAAGTTGGAGGAGCATGAAACTGTTATGCTAACGGAGGAGAGCAACGCTATATTGAAAAACAAACTACCACCGAAACTTAAAGATCCAGGGAGTTTTATTATTCCTTGTACTATTG GTACATTTTTGGAAGTGATAATGTAG